The genomic region TTAcagagtttttttttcacttcaaAAAGTCTGTAGCAACACCATATTGATAAATCATATCAACAGTATTATAAAGCTTTAAACTGGACAAAACCTTACATGGATGGTTGTGGAATCGGACAAACTGTAAGACTGCCTGTCACAAAGTAAGATGCCACAGAAATGTACAACTCCTCAGCTAAATTCATGTTTGTTTACCATTTCTAGACATTGATATCAGAGACTTAATGATCAACGTTAGTGGAACTTCTCTCCGATATGTAGTGGTTTACAGTTAATACACAATAAAGTATCTCCATGTACAAGTGTATGTTATGGTAGCTACTGGAGTATACAGTTCCATATAATCTTTAAGGCACTTATCACTCGTATGATAAACTTGGAAGCCATTACCAATGGGACTATCGGGACAAACGTCCTCGACACGATATCACATGGATGGAATGTATAGGCTCAAAATATTGCACTGGATTTCATAGCAACCATATATTGGGTATCACAGGGAACCGTCGGTAAGAGAATCTGATGTAGAGAACTTCACCACTCGGCCCACATGTGACTACTCAGTATTTAAATATAGATCTGCTGGTTTCAGTAGACCCTCATTCTGTCAGTAGTTTGGCTGTTGCTGCACTAGGTTCATTCACCTCAACTTCAAATTCGTCTGTGTCCTTCTCTCCATGGTGGACTTGGGAGTACCCTGAGGAGTAAAACTTACGCCCGTAGTCCACCGTCTCATCCCAGCGTCTGTACTTCCTCGCCTTCCTTTTCTGCTTCTGTAGAATCACTATGGTTATAATAACAACAAGCACCAAGACACCTCCTCCAATGCCAAGGGCCAGGCGTACATTGGTGGACTCCAGCATGCTGCGGGCACGCTCCGATATGCTGGTGTCAGGAGAGTTTGTGTCCCCTGAGCTTATGTGTGGCCCATCCTGTGGGGAATTGACTACCTGATGAGAGGCTGTGTCGGTGTTTATCACAGATTCATCCTTCACTTTATCCTCAATCTTCTTGGCCTTATCTGTCTCCAGCTCAGCCTTGTGGAATGGACCGTGAAAGTTCTGTGTGATCCAGATAGAGTCCAACACATGACTGTCCTTCACCGACACCTGCTCCCAATACAGGTGGCTGGCATTTTTCACTTTCAGTCGACCAAAACTATTAAAGGCTATGGTGTCCATCCTGAAGGCTGACCAGTCCGCTGTAGAAAGTGTAAAACAATAAGTCACTCAAGACAAAAATatctcggggggggggggggggggggggggaaaaataaCTGATTTAAGAACAATCATTTAAATTATAGATCATGTTGATATTTCTAGGCATTATATCTGGAAATTTCTACATTTTGTTTCAAGTATTGCACACAATTTTGATTACATATTGATGAAACTTAAAGTTTGTAATCCACTTACTTAGTATGTGTACCCAGCTCctaaatatacattgatataagGGTATAATATAAAGGAAATAACTCCTTATGACTGGTTGTTTTGTAACCGAAACTGTTGACCTTGaaataaaggtcacagtgactaGATTATAGTACACCACACTATATATATGGGTGCATGCAAATTTTTCAAGTTTCTTGAAAATATCTTGAATTTTCTCACACTATGCTCTAGACAAGTTAGGGTTgaattgaaaatattattttgaactCAATTCACGTTTGACCTTAAGATATTAATTACAGTACACTACACAGAGTCTGTGGGTAATGCATTTATGTTTCAAGAGGATATATTTAACTGTCAAAAGATTACGCCCTGAAAAATATAAGAATGTAATAACTACGTACAGGAAGAGCCAGTACCTAAACAATGTCTACCTTTTTAAAGGGGAAGTCAAAACATTTAAACCGTTTATGGACAGGTGACACGAAAGATTTTTAGGATTGGTCAGTGGATACGTATAATCTCAAGTGACCTAACAAGAGGCTTAATGGgactgtatcactcacctgctaCTAACGTAAGTTTAAAGCTGAtcgatgtacatgtatctggtTGCCAAACTCGATACCTTTTCATTTCATTATGAGAGTAGATTATGTGTATTTATTATGGCAGACTTTGTAGCCTTCAACCCAGCATATTTCTGGCACATATCATGAACTCGGCTCTCCtgtttatttagataaaaagatattttaaattacCACATATGAAGCTTATCACCTTGAAAGTAAGGAAatggtcatttatttgattaaaCTTGGTAGTCCGACAGATATACGTACAGAATGTCTTGTTCTCCTGGTCAACCCCGTGTTTGGAGCCTGCAGCACCTGTGATGAGTTGAACAGGAGCCTGTGGGTTGGTATAGTTCTTAGCCAGAACCACCCCTTTGTACTGGGGCCAGAGACGTTCGTAAGAGTGTTCATGGGCCTGGAGTACCACATCCACGCCGTAGTCAAAGAACAGGTCCTCTAGACTGTAAACACATCAGGCAACATATAAACACAATGGACTTTCTGTAACATATAAACATAATGGACTTTCTGTAACAGACCCAACACATCTTACCCGACTCTGTGGGAGACACAGACATTTCTTTTACTCTGGACAGATGGATCCATATGTTTAACAGTGTGAATTATATAAACCTTTATCCCATTGAAGGCAAGGCTTGAGGACAAGACGGGGGATCTCAACCAGAGAGAAAGATTCTAAGCTGACCAAAAAAAGGCTTTTACTGAGTGCTTTAACGTAACATTTTAAGAATGTGACCCCAAGGACTGAGCTCCCCtagtaaattatatttttggcccttttatatatcatgtaccATTTTTGACTTGATGTGATTGAATTGTCAACATGATATGATTGTATTTGTCCAGATGCAATagaaatgtacaatatttataaatgacttgtacattttgtatatatacccCTCACAGTTTCCTCACCCTTACATACCCTTCCTTACTGTCTAGCCTCCTCTGACCTTTAGGTACACCCTCACAGTCTCCTCACCCTTACATACCCTTCTTTACTTTCTAGCCTCCTCTGACTTGTAGGTACACCCTCACAGTCTCCTCACCCTTACATACCCTTCCTTACTTTCTAGCCTCCTCTGACTTGTAGGTACACCCTCACAGTCTCCTCACCCTTACATACCCTTCCTTACTGTCTAGCCTCCTCTGACTTTTAGGTACACCCTCACAGTCTCCTCGCCCTTACATACCCTTCCTTACTTTCTAGCCTCCTCTGACTTGTAGGTACACCCTCACAGTCTCCTCACCCTTACATACCCTTCCTTACTTTCTAGCCTCCTCTGACTTGTAGGTACACCCTCACAGTCTCCTCACCCTTACATACCCTTCCTTACTTTCTAGCCTCCTCTGACTTGTAGGTACACCCTCACAGTCTCCTCACCCTTACATACCCTTCCTTACTTTCTAGCCTCCTCTGACTTGTAGGTACACCCTCACAGTCTCCTCACCCTTACATACCCTTCCTTACTTTCTAGCCTCCTCTGACTTTTAGGTACACCCTCACAGTCTCCTCAGCCTTACATACCCTTCCTTACTTTCTAGCCTCCTCTGACTTATAGGTACACCCTCACAGTCTCCTCACCCTTACATACCCTTCTTTACTTTCTAGCCTCCTCTGACTTATAGGTACACCCTCACAGTCTCCTCACCCTTACATACCCTTCCTTACTTTCTAGCCTCCTCTGACTTATAGGTACACCCTCACAGTCTCCTCACCCTTACATACCCTTCCTTACTTTCTAGCCTCCTCTGACTTGTAGGTACACCCTGACAGCCTCCTCACCCTTACATACCCTTCCTTACTTTCTAGCCTCCTCTGACTTGTAGGTACACCCTCACAGTTTCCTCATCCTTACATACCCTTCCTTACTTTCTAGCCTCCTCTGACTTATAGGTATACCCCTGACAGTCTCCTCACCCTTACATACCCTTCTTTACTTTCTAGCCTCCTCTGACTTATAGGTATACCCCTGACAGCCTCCTCAACCTTACATACCCTTCCCTGACTTTAGATGCTCCCTTGGTACAATCATCTTCATCCGTGTTGGAACAGTACATGGGTCGATGACCATAGGCGATCACCCATGGGCAGTTACGACGGTTGTCATTAGCTTGCTTTAGGTCAGCCATCAGCCAGTTTCTCTGGGCGTCCACATGAACACCTTGCTGGGTGAAGAACACCTCGGAGGAGTAACTGGAAATTAAAGCATACCTAGTAATAATGGTAAACTGGAGATTGAAAACTCAGAAATATACTGATTActgaaataatgtaaacaataccTGCAGTGGTCAACAACACTAAGTATATATATTCCAATCTTCACTGACAAAGTGTACCTATATGAACATGACTCATCTGACAAAGTATACCTGTGTACATGACTCACCTGACAAAGTGTACATGACTCACCTGACGAAGTATACCTATATGTACATGACTCGCCTGACAAAGTGTACCTATGTACATGACTCACCTGACAAAGTATACCTGTGTACATGACTCACCTAACAAAGTGTACCTGTGTACATGACTTACCTGACAAAGTGTACATGACTCACCTGACGAAGTAAACCTATATGTACATGACTCGCCTGACAAAGTGTACCTGTGTACATGACTCACCTGACAAAGTGTACCTGTGTACATGACTTACCTGACAAAGTGTACATGACTCACCTGACGAAGTATACCTATATGTACATGACTCGCCTGACAAAGTGTACCTGTGTACATGACTCACCTGACAAAGTGTACCTGTGTACATGACTTACCTGACAAAGTGTACATGACTCACCTGACGAAGTATACCTATATGTACATGACTCGCCTGACAAAGTGTACCTGTGTACATGACTCACCTGACAAAGTGTACCTATGTACATGACTCACCTGACAAAGTGTACCTATATGTACATTACTCACCTGACAAAGTTTACCTATGTACATGACTCACCTGACAAAGTATACCTGTGTACATGACTCACCTGACAAAGTGTACCTGTGTACATGACTTACCTGACAAAGTGTACATGACTCACCTGACGAAGTATACCTATATGTACATGACTCGCCTGACAAAGTGTACCTGTGTACATGACTCACCTGACAAAGTGTACCTGTGTACATGACTTACCTGACAAAGTATACGTATATGTACATGACTCACCTGACAAAGTGTACCTGTGTACATGACTCACCTGACAAAGTGTACCTGTGTACATGACTCATCTGACAAAGTGTACCTGTGTACATGACTTACCTGACAAAGTTTACCTATGTACATGACTTACCTGACAAAGTGTACCTGCCCAATGTCCAGGCTGTACCACATCTTATCTATAGGGATTGGCCAGTCAGTGTTTGGCATAGAGAACCGGTACCTGTAATGGCTGAAGGTGTCTCCATCTATCTCTGTAATAAAATACAGAGACTAGAAAAGTCTTACAAATACAGAGACTAGAAAAGTCTTACAAATACAGAGACTAGAAAAGTCTTACAAATACAGAGACTAGAAAA from Pecten maximus chromosome 11, xPecMax1.1, whole genome shotgun sequence harbors:
- the LOC117337271 gene encoding acid phosphatase type 7-like isoform X1; protein product: MRTSMEVSALVFLCAMIYTCVFANHTDNRPMHENEVPCHPEQVHIAYGDTTSEVVVMWATQEECTTSVSYGTDPWGLTTTLTGQMSHFTDLNQQGLQCLHRVKLQGLTPETTYFYRPLSEGVSSGPFYFRTPPSGQAWEPEFLVYGDLGVESDSVPYLNTEVLGGNYTAVLHVGDFGYNLMDQDGQSEASNITCFPKVGDQFMRIVEDIAARVPYMTSPGNHEIDGDTFSHYRYRFSMPNTDWPIPIDKMWYSLDIGQVHFVSYSSEVFFTQQGVHVDAQRNWLMADLKQANDNRRNCPWVIAYGHRPMYCSNTDEDDCTKGASKVREGLEDLFFDYGVDVVLQAHEHSYERLWPQYKGVVLAKNYTNPQAPVQLITGAAGSKHGVDQENKTFSDWSAFRMDTIAFNSFGRLKVKNASHLYWEQVSVKDSHVLDSIWITQNFHGPFHKAELETDKAKKIEDKVKDESVINTDTASHQVVNSPQDGPHISSGDTNSPDTSISERARSMLESTNVRLALGIGGGVLVLVVIITIVILQKQKRKARKYRRWDETVDYGRKFYSSGYSQVHHGEKDTDEFEVEVNEPSAATAKLLTE
- the LOC117337271 gene encoding acid phosphatase type 7-like isoform X2, with protein sequence MRTSMEVSALVFLCAMIYTCVFANHTDNRPMHENEVPCHPEQVHIAYGDTTSEVVVMWATQEECTTSVSYGTDPWGLTTTLTGQMSHFTDLNQQGLQCLHRVKLQGLTPETTYFYRPLSEGVSSGPFYFRTPPSGQAWEPEFLVYGDLGVESDSVPYLNTEVLGGNYTAVLHVGDFGYNLMDQDGQVGDQFMRIVEDIAARVPYMTSPGNHEIDGDTFSHYRYRFSMPNTDWPIPIDKMWYSLDIGQVHFVSYSSEVFFTQQGVHVDAQRNWLMADLKQANDNRRNCPWVIAYGHRPMYCSNTDEDDCTKGASKVREGLEDLFFDYGVDVVLQAHEHSYERLWPQYKGVVLAKNYTNPQAPVQLITGAAGSKHGVDQENKTFSDWSAFRMDTIAFNSFGRLKVKNASHLYWEQVSVKDSHVLDSIWITQNFHGPFHKAELETDKAKKIEDKVKDESVINTDTASHQVVNSPQDGPHISSGDTNSPDTSISERARSMLESTNVRLALGIGGGVLVLVVIITIVILQKQKRKARKYRRWDETVDYGRKFYSSGYSQVHHGEKDTDEFEVEVNEPSAATAKLLTE